One Thermithiobacillus tepidarius DSM 3134 genomic window carries:
- a CDS encoding acetoin utilization protein AcuC, with translation MKNDPAVCVYVGEPLARYGFGHGHPFGPDRLDTFWREAQRRGLDERVCVCPPVAAGQDAIELFHTHDYVERVKAQSASGAGYLDFGDTPAYPGVYEAAAHVVGSGLDAVARILAGRCRRAFVPIGGLHHARRDAAAGFCVFNDCGVIIEALRAHHGIRRVAYVDIDAHHGDGVFYAFEADPELIFADMHEDGRYLYPGTGAAEETGQGAAAGSKLNVPMSPGADDTAFFDAWHWVEAFVRAAEPEFILFQCGADSLADDPITHLRYSAEAHAFAATHLCRLAEECCAGRILALGGGGYNRHNLAQAWTAVLRAFLDTPAAP, from the coding sequence ATGAAGAACGATCCTGCAGTCTGCGTTTATGTGGGCGAGCCGCTGGCCCGCTACGGCTTCGGCCATGGCCACCCGTTCGGGCCGGACCGCCTGGATACCTTCTGGCGCGAGGCGCAGCGCCGCGGCCTGGACGAGCGGGTTTGCGTCTGCCCGCCGGTTGCGGCCGGCCAGGATGCCATCGAGCTCTTCCACACCCACGACTACGTGGAGCGGGTCAAGGCGCAGTCCGCCAGTGGTGCCGGCTATCTGGATTTCGGCGATACGCCGGCCTACCCGGGCGTCTACGAGGCGGCAGCCCACGTGGTCGGCTCCGGCCTGGATGCCGTGGCGCGCATCCTGGCCGGCCGCTGCCGGCGCGCTTTCGTGCCCATTGGCGGCCTGCACCATGCCCGGCGCGACGCTGCCGCCGGCTTCTGCGTCTTCAATGACTGCGGCGTGATCATCGAGGCCCTGCGCGCGCATCACGGCATCCGGCGGGTCGCCTACGTGGATATCGACGCGCACCACGGCGACGGCGTGTTCTACGCCTTCGAGGCTGATCCCGAGCTCATTTTCGCGGACATGCACGAAGACGGCCGCTATCTCTACCCGGGCACGGGCGCGGCGGAGGAGACCGGACAGGGCGCGGCGGCGGGCAGCAAGCTCAACGTGCCCATGAGCCCGGGGGCGGACGACACGGCCTTCTTCGATGCCTGGCACTGGGTGGAGGCCTTCGTGCGCGCCGCCGAGCCGGAGTTCATCCTGTTCCAGTGCGGCGCCGACAGTCTCGCCGATGATCCCATTACCCACCTGCGCTATTCCGCCGAGGCCCACGCCTTCGCCGCGACCCACCTGTGCCGCTTGGCGGAGGAGTGTTGCGCGGGGCGCATTCTCGCGTTGGGCGGCGGCGGCTACAATCGCCACAACCTGGCGCAGGCCTGGACGGCGGTGCTGCGCGCTTTTCTGGATACGCCGGCGGCCCCATGA
- a CDS encoding DUF5615 family PIN-like protein, translated as MKFLCDEMLKGLARWLRAAGYDTLIEADGRNDRSLLERAAGEGRLLVTRDRKLLEHRNAAGVVLLLRANELEACAHELAARLDLDWLHRPFSRCLVCNTELTDAAPALWAQVPPGARAAVRELRYCPCCDKVFWAGGHVRRMDRRLRAWQAAVAPDAGGGLAVR; from the coding sequence ATGAAATTCCTTTGCGACGAGATGCTCAAGGGCTTGGCGCGCTGGCTGCGCGCCGCCGGCTACGATACCCTGATCGAGGCCGACGGCCGGAATGATCGCAGCCTGCTCGAACGGGCGGCCGGCGAGGGCCGTCTGCTCGTCACCCGCGACCGCAAGCTGCTCGAGCACCGCAACGCCGCGGGCGTCGTGCTGCTCCTGCGCGCCAACGAGCTGGAGGCCTGCGCCCATGAACTGGCCGCGCGGCTGGATCTGGACTGGCTGCACCGGCCCTTCAGCCGCTGTCTCGTGTGCAACACGGAGCTGACGGACGCGGCCCCCGCGCTGTGGGCGCAGGTGCCGCCCGGCGCGCGCGCAGCCGTGCGCGAGCTGCGCTATTGTCCATGCTGCGACAAGGTGTTCTGGGCCGGCGGCCACGTGCGGCGCATGGACCGGCGCCTGCGGGCGTGGCAGGCGGCCGTTGCGCCGGACGCGGGCGGCGGCTTGGCTGTGCGCTGA